From Pelotomaculum schinkii, the proteins below share one genomic window:
- a CDS encoding helix-turn-helix domain-containing protein, producing MQELLTPQEAANLLKVHLRTVYIYLRSGELPAAKVGDNWRIRPSDLEKFIEKRMVKDTKK from the coding sequence ATGCAAGAGTTACTTACACCTCAAGAAGCAGCTAATCTTTTAAAAGTTCATCTTAGGACCGTGTATATCTACTTGCGTTCAGGTGAATTGCCCGCCGCTAAGGTTGGTGATAATTGGCGCATTCGCCCAAGTGATTTAGAAAAATTCATAGAGAAACGAATGGTCAAGGATACAAAAAAATGA
- a CDS encoding helix-turn-helix domain-containing protein: MLTSGGKPKITRKMEAAIAALLTAPTIAEAAAAVGVHEQTLWRWLQQEEFQGRYREAKRQAVAQAVARLQQATTKAVDTLEEVMDDDLATPSSRVTAAKTVLDAAFKGIELDDLAARVDELERLAGQERDN; this comes from the coding sequence ATGCTGACCTCAGGTGGAAAGCCTAAAATAACCCGCAAAATGGAAGCTGCTATAGCTGCCCTATTAACTGCGCCAACCATCGCAGAGGCAGCCGCCGCAGTCGGTGTTCATGAGCAAACCCTCTGGCGTTGGCTCCAGCAGGAAGAATTTCAAGGTCGGTACCGGGAGGCTAAGCGCCAGGCGGTAGCTCAAGCGGTTGCCCGCCTGCAGCAAGCTACGACAAAGGCAGTTGATACCTTAGAGGAGGTAATGGATGATGATCTTGCAACTCCCTCTTCCCGTGTTACAGCGGCAAAGACTGTCCTTGATGCAGCATTCAAAGGGATCGAACTTGACGACCTGGCTGCCAGAGTTGACGAGTTGGAGAGACTTGCTGGACAGGAAAGGGACAACTGA
- a CDS encoding bifunctional DNA primase/polymerase: MDQKIVVLEAALAHAGRGYPVFPLWWPLSNGRCVCGDPKCASVGKHPIEKGWQELATTSEATILKWWQRWPKANIGIPTGERSGILLLDVDLKGDGPDHLAELEAMNGALPETVEAITGSGGRHILFRYPTGRAIPNKARFHSGLDTRSDGGLFVAPGSLHVNGRRYEWETEHHPDDVPLAEAPEWLLRLMEVKPKGNAAPPVDEYIAEGSRNAVLTSLGGTMRRRGMSQEAIEAALMAENEKRCLPSLGTDEVRKIAESVCRYNAEVKGQPTCESSDKAKSINLNLLLTKPDLNKNVEIPMILPGIFPRGYVTLLVGDPKSGKTWLALRLACELSKGGSILAGFSSVVPCRVLYLMGDTGPQLVNYRLRKTKFCFDPNNLRFTYAEDVRQQGADLDLGTSEGFTLLEMLMVSWEPQVVFIDTLTSFHAVDESDNKEMKPVVSKMRDLAMRSNAAIVLLHHTRKKKRSELSMSMTQHDSVGAGVLARLVGNVVGVEKKLGEDGSPFYLVRSLASWFKEFSPFSFTLEDETDESGQEWVRMPIDLTPEVGKDARETIQRIIDLTYWDGSSFTRQDICNKTGLSHGPVSQILNELVKEGRLIPRGSTRNKSFAVPLDIVDMIP, translated from the coding sequence ATGGACCAGAAAATCGTAGTATTGGAAGCAGCTTTAGCGCATGCCGGGCGCGGGTACCCGGTATTCCCTCTCTGGTGGCCGCTCTCAAATGGCCGGTGTGTTTGTGGGGATCCAAAGTGTGCCAGCGTAGGCAAGCACCCAATAGAAAAAGGCTGGCAGGAGTTGGCTACAACCAGCGAGGCGACAATTCTAAAATGGTGGCAGCGGTGGCCTAAGGCGAATATAGGCATACCCACCGGCGAGAGGTCAGGAATCCTTCTCCTGGATGTTGATCTTAAAGGAGACGGACCGGATCATCTGGCCGAGTTGGAGGCCATGAATGGAGCATTACCTGAGACAGTCGAGGCCATAACCGGCAGCGGTGGCAGGCATATCCTGTTTAGGTACCCAACAGGCCGGGCAATCCCGAACAAAGCTCGCTTCCATAGTGGGTTAGACACCAGGTCTGACGGTGGCTTGTTTGTTGCTCCCGGGAGCCTACATGTTAACGGCAGGCGCTACGAGTGGGAGACAGAACACCACCCGGACGATGTGCCACTTGCAGAGGCGCCGGAATGGCTCTTAAGGCTGATGGAGGTCAAGCCAAAAGGTAACGCTGCCCCGCCGGTAGACGAATACATAGCTGAGGGCTCAAGGAATGCCGTATTAACAAGCCTTGGCGGTACAATGCGGCGGCGGGGAATGTCGCAAGAGGCAATTGAGGCGGCACTGATGGCTGAGAATGAAAAACGGTGTTTACCTTCGCTTGGTACTGATGAGGTCCGTAAGATTGCCGAGAGCGTTTGTCGTTATAATGCTGAGGTTAAAGGGCAACCCACTTGTGAGTCTAGCGATAAAGCAAAGTCAATCAACCTGAACCTCCTGCTTACAAAGCCTGACCTAAATAAAAATGTTGAGATCCCTATGATTTTACCGGGTATATTCCCCAGGGGTTATGTGACTTTACTTGTTGGTGATCCAAAAAGCGGAAAAACATGGCTGGCGCTAAGGCTGGCGTGTGAATTGTCGAAGGGCGGTTCTATCCTTGCGGGTTTTTCAAGCGTCGTTCCCTGTAGGGTGCTTTATCTTATGGGTGATACCGGTCCGCAGCTTGTAAATTACCGTCTGCGAAAAACTAAATTTTGCTTTGACCCTAATAACTTGAGATTTACCTACGCTGAGGATGTTCGACAGCAGGGGGCAGACCTGGACCTGGGAACCAGTGAAGGCTTTACCCTGCTTGAAATGCTAATGGTCTCATGGGAGCCGCAGGTGGTATTTATAGACACCCTAACGTCATTTCATGCTGTTGACGAGTCGGACAACAAGGAAATGAAGCCTGTTGTTTCAAAAATGCGAGACCTGGCAATGCGGAGTAATGCGGCCATTGTCTTACTACACCATACGAGGAAAAAAAAGAGGTCTGAGCTGTCAATGTCAATGACACAGCATGACTCAGTAGGGGCCGGGGTCCTGGCCCGGTTAGTAGGTAATGTGGTAGGGGTTGAAAAAAAATTAGGTGAGGACGGGAGCCCATTTTACCTGGTTCGCAGTTTGGCAAGTTGGTTCAAGGAATTTAGCCCGTTCAGCTTCACCCTGGAGGATGAAACCGATGAATCCGGGCAGGAGTGGGTAAGGATGCCCATAGACTTAACGCCAGAGGTTGGCAAGGATGCTCGGGAGACTATTCAAAGGATAATTGATTTAACCTACTGGGATGGTAGCAGTTTTACACGGCAGGACATTTGTAATAAAACAGGTCTTTCGCATGGACCAGTTAGTCAAATACTAAATGAGCTGGTTAAAGAGGGGAGATTAATCCCCCGTGGCAGCACAAGAAACAAGTCTTTTGCTGTCCCGCTGGACATTGTTGACATGATTCCATGA
- a CDS encoding phage tail tape measure protein, with amino-acid sequence MNVGELIVSMRLDRSELTNGMRQAVAGLKSMLNPATIAAGAVAAIGAATVGVAAKGMTMALQFEDANRRMAAATGLPIEAMQAFELQAEKMFAAGRGSVEEIYGTMTQIQQAFHGTAEETGALADKALVLKKVFGYEVSESIRAVDAMVKNFGVDGSAAFDIITKTAQLAGDKADDLLDTFNEYSVQFASMGFSAEEFAGILVKGAQEGVFNLDKVGDAMKEFNIRAQDGSKLTAEGFAAIGLNAEEMGSAIAQGGELAQMAFEATIAGLAGMEDPLKRDAAGVALFGTMWEDVRANVITAMNDGKNALGEFAGATDEAAGKMGSGLGPTLERIRNQLTLVMKHVGEKLLPTFISLADWVEANMPAIEKTINTTFTIGAKVIEGITLPIRNLIALLKGDFRQVLENTLNFFGLSLESMEKKASEVWSEIKLNTKAVWTDIKTWLSNTWNNILQQAQRTWSDIGNFINTITENITSSFQNLVDRALNWGRNLISNFINGIKAEWDDLKETVGDVAGLFADFIGFHSPTKEGPGRDADKWMPNLVKMLSKGAEDERPLLQLASEQLLEAFKAPIVEINNKSQENRPLLQPFDGQLISAIRTPVADMMPSAPAVAAGGGGVYIDTLNLYGSTAGELWEQLERKLHRVGVRL; translated from the coding sequence GTGAACGTTGGCGAGTTAATTGTATCAATGAGACTTGATCGTAGCGAATTAACCAACGGTATGAGGCAAGCTGTGGCAGGACTAAAAAGCATGTTGAATCCGGCCACTATTGCCGCCGGCGCGGTTGCTGCGATTGGAGCTGCAACTGTAGGGGTAGCGGCTAAAGGGATGACTATGGCGCTGCAGTTTGAAGACGCTAACCGCCGGATGGCAGCAGCAACCGGGTTACCTATCGAGGCTATGCAGGCTTTTGAGCTTCAGGCTGAAAAGATGTTTGCCGCCGGCCGTGGTAGTGTGGAAGAAATCTATGGCACAATGACACAGATTCAACAAGCGTTTCACGGGACGGCAGAGGAAACCGGAGCCCTGGCTGACAAAGCTCTGGTGCTGAAAAAGGTTTTTGGCTATGAAGTAAGCGAGTCAATCCGTGCCGTGGATGCTATGGTTAAAAACTTTGGTGTTGATGGCAGCGCAGCCTTTGACATTATCACGAAAACAGCGCAATTGGCCGGTGATAAAGCGGATGACCTATTGGACACCTTTAATGAGTACTCTGTCCAGTTTGCCTCTATGGGCTTTAGCGCCGAAGAATTTGCCGGGATTTTAGTAAAAGGCGCACAGGAAGGCGTGTTTAACCTTGATAAAGTCGGCGACGCCATGAAGGAGTTTAACATAAGGGCACAGGACGGCAGCAAGCTCACAGCGGAGGGTTTTGCTGCTATTGGCCTCAATGCTGAAGAGATGGGCTCAGCTATTGCCCAGGGTGGCGAATTGGCACAGATGGCCTTTGAAGCTACCATTGCCGGGTTAGCTGGTATGGAGGATCCTCTGAAACGGGATGCTGCCGGTGTGGCTTTGTTCGGCACAATGTGGGAGGATGTGCGGGCTAATGTTATTACAGCTATGAATGACGGCAAGAATGCATTGGGTGAATTTGCAGGGGCAACAGATGAAGCAGCCGGTAAAATGGGTAGTGGTTTAGGTCCTACTCTTGAGCGAATTCGGAATCAGCTTACCCTTGTTATGAAACATGTGGGAGAAAAACTGTTACCCACATTTATAAGCCTGGCCGATTGGGTAGAAGCAAATATGCCTGCAATAGAGAAAACCATTAACACAACCTTTACGATAGGCGCTAAGGTTATCGAAGGAATCACCTTACCTATCAGAAACCTGATTGCTCTGCTTAAAGGCGATTTCAGACAGGTATTGGAGAACACACTTAACTTCTTCGGTTTATCGCTTGAAAGTATGGAAAAGAAAGCGTCTGAAGTATGGAGTGAGATAAAACTTAACACTAAGGCCGTCTGGACGGATATCAAAACCTGGCTGTCTAACACCTGGAATAATATTCTGCAGCAAGCACAAAGGACCTGGAGCGATATAGGAAATTTTATCAACACTATTACCGAGAATATCACCAGCAGCTTCCAAAACCTTGTTGATAGGGCCTTAAACTGGGGCCGCAACCTGATAAGTAATTTCATTAATGGAATAAAAGCTGAGTGGGACGACCTCAAGGAAACTGTCGGTGATGTTGCTGGACTTTTTGCTGACTTCATCGGTTTCCACAGCCCGACAAAGGAAGGCCCAGGCCGTGACGCTGACAAGTGGATGCCAAACCTGGTAAAAATGTTGAGCAAAGGGGCAGAGGATGAAAGGCCACTTCTGCAGTTAGCCTCAGAACAGCTATTGGAAGCATTTAAGGCGCCCATAGTTGAGATAAATAATAAGTCACAAGAGAACAGGCCCCTGTTGCAGCCGTTTGATGGGCAATTAATAAGTGCTATCCGTACCCCGGTGGCGGATATGATGCCTTCTGCACCGGCAGTTGCCGCCGGTGGCGGTGGGGTATACATTGACACACTCAACCTTTATGGATCAACTGCAGGGGAGCTGTGGGAGCAGTTAGAGCGTAAATTACACCGTGTTGGTGTGAGATTGTAA